The following are encoded together in the Bacillus sp. V2I10 genome:
- a CDS encoding GntR family transcriptional regulator, protein MAQQTKVGMVKQKVKAWITEGKVLPGEKIYSENELVKMFEVSRHTVRQAVGDLVHEGWLYREQGAGTFVSTKSSQTQVQPVSSKGKNIGVITTYISDYIFPSIIKGIESYLSAHGYSLTLACTDNDPEKEKQCLEAMINRDIDGLIVEPTRSSNYNPNLHYYLEMEQNNTQYLMINQFYPQLNPPNIIVNDEKGGFIATEHLIKLGHKKVVGLFKSDDLQGLNRMQGFIRAFREYDTPFFPEMIITYTTEEKEVTLLQRLKDVLISEQKRPTGIVCYNDEIAINVLNLLRELEIKVPDDISIVGYDDSYLTEASEIKITSVTHPKMEMGIEAAKWIVAAVENSAKDTGEKRQKVYEPELVIRNSTSAVSKMHNSNKHLI, encoded by the coding sequence ATGGCTCAACAAACAAAAGTTGGCATGGTAAAACAAAAAGTAAAAGCATGGATTACCGAAGGAAAGGTTTTACCAGGTGAGAAAATATATTCAGAAAATGAATTAGTTAAAATGTTTGAAGTAAGCAGACATACAGTACGCCAAGCTGTTGGAGACCTCGTTCATGAAGGCTGGCTGTATAGAGAGCAAGGGGCGGGAACTTTTGTCTCAACTAAATCATCTCAGACTCAAGTCCAGCCTGTTAGTTCTAAAGGAAAAAACATTGGAGTAATTACAACATATATATCAGACTATATCTTCCCTTCCATCATTAAGGGGATTGAATCATATCTGTCAGCACATGGTTACTCATTAACATTAGCTTGTACGGATAATGATCCAGAAAAAGAAAAACAATGCCTGGAAGCTATGATAAACCGCGATATTGATGGTTTGATCGTAGAACCTACTAGAAGTAGCAATTACAACCCAAATCTTCACTATTACTTAGAGATGGAGCAAAATAATACTCAATATTTAATGATTAACCAATTCTACCCGCAATTAAACCCTCCCAATATTATTGTAAATGATGAAAAAGGGGGATTTATTGCTACAGAACATCTGATTAAACTAGGTCATAAAAAAGTGGTAGGTTTATTTAAAAGTGATGATTTACAAGGGTTAAATCGGATGCAGGGTTTTATTAGAGCTTTTAGAGAATATGATACTCCTTTTTTTCCGGAAATGATTATTACATATACAACGGAAGAGAAAGAAGTCACTTTGCTGCAGAGACTTAAAGATGTTCTTATTTCTGAACAAAAAAGACCAACAGGAATTGTATGTTATAACGATGAAATTGCGATTAATGTACTTAACCTATTAAGAGAGCTTGAAATCAAAGTGCCAGATGACATATCAATAGTTGGATATGATGATTCTTATCTAACGGAAGCGTCTGAAATTAAGATTACCTCTGTCACACATCCGAAAATGGAAATGGGGATCGAGGCTGCTAAATGGATTGTTGCAGCTGTTGAAAACAGTGCGAAAGATACGGGCGAAAAAAGGCAGAAAGTCTATGAGCCTGAGTTAGTCATTAGAAACTCAACGAGTGCCGTTTCTAAAATGCACAATAGCAATAAACATTTAATCTAA
- a CDS encoding YokU family protein, with product MNERCAWCESQNAKSSSNLVHWELPDGSRAIEISDTPCITCPDCGISYQSEQTINEIEDQLLLIAVKELPNRIDYVELMKWKRHLKRNYFDF from the coding sequence ATGAATGAGCGCTGCGCATGGTGTGAATCGCAAAATGCAAAGAGCTCAAGCAATCTAGTTCACTGGGAGCTGCCTGACGGTTCGCGTGCCATCGAAATTTCAGACACACCATGTATTACTTGTCCGGACTGCGGTATCAGCTATCAAAGCGAACAAACCATTAACGAAATCGAAGATCAGCTGCTTTTAATTGCCGTTAAAGAACTGCCAAACCGCATAGATTACGTAGAACTGATGAAATGGAAGCGTCACCTGAAGCGAAACTATTTTGATTTCTGA
- a CDS encoding sn-glycerol-1-phosphate dehydrogenase, with amino-acid sequence MITLKELSKLTKSCTCGNRHFDITIEEIVISHDALQQTVSYIKNKQFHKAAIIADQMTFHVAGKKLSNMFKESNFNHEIVIIKPNELGDVIANEISLIEAVLGISPDTDIVIAVGSGTIHDIARFTSYKMGKPFISVPTAPSVDGFNSMGAPVVIKGIKTTYQMQAPIALFADITILKQAPKDMIAAGFGDMIGKYTSLADWSFSHLNAGEAYCPLSAQLTKEALEDCVESINQIAEADEAGIKILIESLVQSGLAMLLIGHSSPASGGEHHLSHYWEMEFLKQGKAQVLHGAKVGVSSQLILKLYKSDVLKLVYKIGSLEVQVPNSKDKQNNVIAKNTEIIKMLNSLPDAAVLTSLLQKLGGAVHPAELGISSELVRDSLNHAHLLRNRCTMLKFWNEQREIHKYI; translated from the coding sequence ATGATCACGTTAAAAGAACTTTCGAAATTAACTAAATCCTGTACGTGCGGAAATCGACATTTTGATATTACAATCGAAGAAATTGTAATCAGTCATGATGCGTTACAACAAACTGTCTCTTACATAAAAAATAAGCAGTTTCATAAAGCTGCTATTATAGCTGATCAAATGACCTTTCATGTAGCGGGCAAGAAACTTTCCAATATGTTTAAAGAATCAAATTTTAACCATGAAATAGTTATTATTAAACCTAATGAACTTGGTGACGTGATAGCAAATGAAATCTCGCTCATTGAGGCCGTGTTAGGTATTTCACCGGATACAGATATTGTTATCGCAGTTGGTTCAGGAACGATTCATGATATTGCCAGATTCACTAGTTATAAGATGGGAAAGCCTTTTATATCCGTTCCAACAGCCCCATCTGTTGATGGTTTTAATTCAATGGGGGCACCTGTTGTGATAAAAGGGATAAAAACTACCTATCAAATGCAAGCACCTATTGCATTATTTGCAGACATCACCATTCTAAAACAAGCTCCAAAAGACATGATAGCTGCAGGTTTTGGAGATATGATCGGAAAATATACTTCTCTAGCAGATTGGAGTTTTTCACACCTTAATGCAGGTGAAGCTTATTGTCCGCTTTCTGCTCAGTTAACAAAAGAAGCTCTTGAAGACTGTGTTGAATCAATTAATCAGATTGCAGAAGCAGATGAAGCAGGGATAAAGATTTTAATTGAATCCTTAGTACAGTCAGGACTAGCGATGCTTTTAATTGGACATTCTTCACCAGCTTCTGGAGGTGAACACCATCTATCTCATTATTGGGAAATGGAATTTTTGAAGCAAGGGAAAGCACAGGTATTGCACGGTGCAAAGGTTGGAGTTTCATCACAACTCATTTTAAAATTATATAAAAGTGACGTTTTAAAGCTAGTATATAAAATTGGGAGTTTAGAAGTACAAGTTCCAAACTCTAAGGATAAACAAAATAATGTTATTGCAAAAAATACAGAGATCATTAAGATGTTAAATTCCCTGCCCGACGCTGCTGTTTTAACATCCTTACTGCAAAAATTAGGAGGAGCTGTTCATCCAGCTGAACTCGGTATAAGCTCTGAACTTGTCCGAGACAGTTTAAATCATGCACACCTTTTAAGAAACCGCTGTACAATGCTTAAATTTTGGAATGAACAAAGAGAGATTCATAAATACATCTAG
- a CDS encoding YozE family protein — protein MKSFYHYLMKYRHPKPADDISQFANDAYDDHSFPKSSDDYHEISSYLEMNGSYLHSLVVFDDAWELYETEILKKASI, from the coding sequence GTGAAATCTTTTTACCACTATTTAATGAAATACCGCCATCCAAAACCGGCCGATGACATCAGTCAATTTGCAAATGATGCCTATGACGACCATAGTTTCCCAAAGTCATCCGATGACTACCATGAAATCAGTTCCTACCTTGAAATGAATGGATCTTACCTCCACAGCCTCGTCGTATTCGATGATGCCTGGGAATTGTATGAAACCGAAATTCTGAAAAAAGCATCGATTTGA